GCTCAATTGCCTTTGCTATATTCTGGGTATTGGCTGTTTTCCCTGCCGTTCCATTCTTGCCCATTGGGAGGACGGCAGGGTCTCTGCTAGGAGCTATGCTAATGGTGCTCTTTCGAGTCATTACTCCTGATCAAGCCTATGCTGCTATTGATCTTCCAATCCTCGGTCTACTGTTCGGGACTATGGTAGTTAGTGTCTACCTTGAAAGGGCAGATATGTTCAAGTACTTGGGCAAATTGCTATCATGGCGAAGCAGGGGAGCCAAGGACTTACTTTGTCGTATCTGCCTGATTTCTGCCATATCCAGTGCCTTTTTCACCAATGATACGTCTTGTGTTATATTGACTGAGTTTGTATTGAAAATTGCAAGGCAACAGAATCTCCCACCTCATCCATTTCTATTAGCCCTTGCCTCTAGTGCAAATATAGGATCGTCAGCAACCCCGATAGGGAATCCTCAAAACTTAGTTATCGCTGTCCAAAGTAAGATTAGCTTTGGTAGATTTTTATTTGGCATTCTTCCTGCTATGCTCGTGGGAGTTTGCATCAATATTTTGATCCTGTTATGCATGTATTGGAAGTTGTTATCTGTTCAGAAGGACGAAGAAGATGCTGCGGTCGAAGTTGTTGGTGAAGATGATGTAATTTCTCATCGGTTTTCTCCTGCAACAATGTCACATCTTACATCCACGAACTCCCAAGATTTACAATCTGTGTTGGAATCAATGAATATCCATAGCTCTCCTAATACAAATGAGTCAACACTCAGGAACCGTGGCAATATAGCTGAGAGCAACAGTATTCGAAGCACTCCTAGTGTCAATGGTCACACGAATCAAACTGAGGGACTAGGGGACTTGGGCTACATTGGTGAAAGTGAAATTCAAAAAGTTCCTAGTGCGGGGTTAGGATCGACTGGAAATTCAGATGCATCAAAAGAAGTTGGATATTCTGGACCTATACATTCAAAGAGGAGCTCCTCTGTGAATGGAGTCGAGCATGGGAATTTTATAGAGTTCGCAGAAGAAAGATTAGGATTTTCCAAGAAGTGGAAAAGGGTCTTATGGAAGGCATGTGTTTATCTTGTTACTTTGGGAATGCTAGCATCTCTGTTGGCGGGTCTGAATATGTCATGGACTGCAATTACAGCTGCACTTGCACTCGTCGTTCTTGATTTTAAGGACGCCAGGCCTTGTTTGGA
This region of Sesamum indicum cultivar Zhongzhi No. 13 linkage group LG4, S_indicum_v1.0, whole genome shotgun sequence genomic DNA includes:
- the LOC105160459 gene encoding putative transporter arsB; translation: MVMAPTVKVVLGSIAFAIFWVLAVFPAVPFLPIGRTAGSLLGAMLMVLFRVITPDQAYAAIDLPILGLLFGTMVVSVYLERADMFKYLGKLLSWRSRGAKDLLCRICLISAISSAFFTNDTSCVILTEFVLKIARQQNLPPHPFLLALASSANIGSSATPIGNPQNLVIAVQSKISFGRFLFGILPAMLVGVCINILILLCMYWKLLSVQKDEEDAAVEVVGEDDVISHRFSPATMSHLTSTNSQDLQSVLESMNIHSSPNTNESTLRNRGNIAESNSIRSTPSVNGHTNQTEGLGDLGYIGESEIQKVPSAGLGSTGNSDASKEVGYSGPIHSKRSSSVNGVEHGNFIEFAEERLGFSKKWKRVLWKACVYLVTLGMLASLLAGLNMSWTAITAALALVVLDFKDARPCLEKVSYSLLIFFCGMFITVDGFNKTGIPSTLWDFMEPYAKIDHIGGTAVLAAVIIVLSNLASNVPTVLLLGARVAASAATISPASEQKAWLILAWVSTVAGNLSLLGSAANLIVCEQARRAQHYGYNLSFWSHLKFGVPSTIIVTAMGLTLIRG